In Paludibaculum fermentans, the genomic stretch ATGGAGCTTTACAAGAAGCACGTCCTCAAGGAACCCGAGTCGAACCTGGTTCAGATCGGCGGCATCCAGCCGGCCGCTCCGAAGGCGGAAGAGACCACCGGCGCCCTCGGCGACTAAGCCTCCAGTTCAAGTAGACAAAATGGCCGGTCCTTCGGGGCCGGCCGTTTTCTTTTGGCTAACCCAGTGTGACCCAGCGGCCGGAGCTCGACGACTCCACAATCGCGTCGATCACCGCCATGTTGCCCAGCGAGTTCTCTAGCGGCACCGGCACCGGTCCTTCGCCCAGCACGGCGCGGCTGAAGGCATCGCCTTGCAGCGTGTACTGGTCGCAGATGTCGAACAACTCTTCCCGGCCGTCCACCCAGATGCGGCACTGCGCATCCGGCGGAGCGTTGAACGGGATCTCGATCTCGATCCGCCCCCTGGTCCCGAACGCCAGCACCCGCTGGCCCGGCACCATCTGGGTCGAACACAGGAACGTCGCCTGGCCGGACGGGAAGTCCAGCACCGCCGATGCCAGCCTGTCGGTCTGGAAATCCGGATCGAGCTCCAGGGTCCCCGACACTCGCCGCGGCTCTTCCCCGAACAGGAAGCGTGACGAGAAGATGCCATAGCACCCGATGTCCATCAGCCCGCCGCCGCCCCAACCCGCAACATTGCGCACGTTCTTCGGATCGCGATTCGTATAGCTGAACCAAGACACCACCCCGCGCAGGTCGCCAATTTCTCCGGATTGGATCACTTCACGGGCGCGCAGCCATTGCGGATGCGTGCGGATCATGAACGCCTCGCCGGCCACCCGACCCGTCCGGTCGCGCACCGCAATCATCTCGCGGACCTCCGCCGTGGACAGGCCCAAAGGCTTCTCGCACAGCACATGCTTGCCTGCCTCCATGGCCTTGATCGACCACGGCACGTGCAGGTGATTCGGCAGCGGATTGTAGATGACGTCGATGTCAGGATCGGCCAACAGCTCTTCATAGGAGCCATAGGCCTTCGCGATCCCCAGCCCCGGCGCCGCCTGCCTGGCCTTGTCCAGGTCGCGCGAGGCGATGGCGGCAATCTCACAGAGGCTGCACTTCTGCATGGCGGGGATCACCTTCTTCACAGCGATCCCGGCCACGCCGAGCACGCCCCAGCGCAGTTTATTCGAAGACATGACTGATTCTAGTTCCCGCGGCTGGCTGGAGGCACGACCCCATTCAGGCGCGCGTACACAGCCATCTGGCCGTAGTGGTCGAAGCTGTGCCAGGTGAGGATCGAGGCAGCCGAACCGCGCGGCATCTTGCCATCCCCGAAAGGCGACGGGATCATCTCCAACTGATTCTTGTCGTTTACCGTGGCGAGGCCCTTATGGCCGTAGGCGAATCCGTCCTTCACGAACTTCACGATCTCGGCCTTGGTCTTCAGCGTCGCGGGCCCGTTCTCGGCCTTGCCCATGTCGATGGGATTCGCCTCGCCCAGCATCTTCGCCGCCACGGCGTAGATCACGGCGGCGACGTGCGTGGCCTGCTGGCCGAAGGTGCGCGCGCCCTTGAACTCGCCCTTCGCCGGGACGAAGTTGAGCTGCGCTTCGGACATGGCTTCCACCAGCGGCACGAGTTCGCGCTCGATCGACGAGAACTGGCCGTCGTACAGCTTGTTCACGGAAGGCGCGGTCTGCGCGGAGAGGGTTCCACACAGCGCGAGCAGAAGACAGGCGAGTGGTTTCATAGTCAGGGACTCCAGTAAAAAAGACTCGCTCTATTCTAGCGCCGCTCAGTCGTGCCTAAGAGCCTGGACAGGGTTCAGCCGCGTGGCCCGCCGGGCAGGCAGATAACTGGCAGCGAAGGAGATGGCGACCAGCACGGCCAGGCTGACCGCATACACACGCCAGTCGGAGGCCTTCACGCCAAACAACAACTTCTTCGCAACCGGCGCCAGCCATAGGGCCAGAAGTAGACCAGCCGCAAAGCCAGACAGGACCGTGAGGCCCGATTGCCGCAGCACCCAATTCCGTATGTGCGATGCCGTAGCGCCCAGCGCCATGCGAATCCCGATCTCGCCGCTGCGGCGCGTCACTGAGTAGGCAAGCACTCCATACAAGCCCATCCCGGCCAGCCCCAGGGCCAGCGCCCCGAACAGCGTGGATAGCGCCGCCAGCAGCCGCTCCGTCACCATGGCATCGCGCATCCGCATCGGGTAGGTCTGCAGCGTATAGGAGAACCGGTTGCCCGATGACGCAAACGCGGCCCGCACCGTGGAGAGTAGTTGCTCCATCTCGCCGGCCCCCCGCACGGCAAACGTGACGTAAGGTAACGCGCGGGCCTGTGACAGCGGCCTGTACATCGTCGGTGGAGGCGCCTGGCGCAGCTCGCGATAAGTGGCGTCGCGGGCGATCCCCACCACCTGCACCTTATGCGTGACAAACCCGGTCTTGCTGGGCGTCAGGCCTTCCTCGAAGTAGCGCCCAATCGGATTGCCCCCACCGAAGACCTGGCGGACGAAACTCTCGTTCACCACCGCCACCTGTGTCGAGGACTTGCGATCGTTCGGCTCAATATCCCGGCCGGCCAGCAGCGGCGTACCCAGCGCGCGAAAGAATCCAGGCGAGACGGCGTTGTAGTAAATCTCGTGCTCGCGCCGTCCTCCTTTGCCGTCGTCGCCAACGACGAGGGAACTCCACATGCCGGAGCCCATCGGGGTCAGGACCGAAGCACTGGTCTCCTCGACACCCGGAGCGCCTCGCAACTGCCGCCGCACATCCTCCACAGCCTCCGCCCGCTGATCCTGCTCCATCGTGAGAGTGCTCAGGTCCACCTTGGCCAGCACCACATGGTTCGGATCGAACCCGAGGCTCGCTTTGCCCAGCTTCTGCCAGGAAGAGAGGAACAACCCGCAGCCCACCAGGACCACTACGGATAGTGCCACCTGCAACGACACAAGACAGGCCCGCAGGCGGCCCTTGCCGTCTCCAGCCGTGCCCGCGATGCGAGGCAGCAGCGCATTGCGCGACGCGCGCCACGCCGGAGCCATCCCAAACAACAGTCCGCAGAAGACGCCCACCACCGTCGTGAACAGCAGCACCCTCCCATCGGGCGCCAGATCGAGCGACATTTGAGCCGTGGATCGTCCTGAGATCGCCACCAGTGCCTGCGCCGCCGGCTGGGCAATGGCGAGTCCAACCGCAGCACCGGCTAGGGCCAGCAGCAAGCTCTCCGTCAGCGACTGGCGCAGCAGCCGGCTCCGCGACGCGCCCAAGGCCATGCGGACCGTATACTCCCGCGCACGGACGGTGGCGCGTGCCAGCAGCAGGTTCGCGACATTCGCGCAGGCGATCAGCAGGACCAGGGCCACAAACCCGTTCAACAGCAGCACCGCGCTGCGCATCGAGTCGGAGACCGCCGAAAGTCCGCGCGCCGCCGCTGTCACGCGTAGACGGGATGACAGGAAATCCTGAACCCTCTTGGGCGGCCAGTTGGGCGGCACCGTAGCCTCGAAGAGGCCTGGCGCCAGCGCCTTCAGCCGCTCATTCGCACGCGCCTGCGTCCACTCCGGCTTCAACCGGGCCACGATGCTCACCATCCAGTTCGAGCGCGCGTCCAGCAGCTTGGGATCGGACGTGCGGTAGGTCTCCGTGGCCAGCGGCACGATGACGTCGAAGCGCAAGCCGACATAGATGCCATAGAAGGACGCAGGCGCGATGCCCACCACCTTGTACGGCTTGCCGTCGAGGGAGATGTTGCGGCCAACAATGGAAGGATCCATGCCATAAGCGCGCTGCCAGTAGTCATAGCCAAGCACGGCCACCGGTCCATCCCAGCCGCCGCCGCGGCGATCGTCGGCGGCGGTGAACAGCCGGCCGGCCACGGGTTCGACACCCAGCGTTTCGAAGACGCGGCCGCTCGCGATCGCCGCGTTGATCATCCGAGTCTCGCCACGCTCGCCGGCGTTAAAACTCTGCGCGGCGTACGCAAAGGCGCCACTGGCAATGTCCTGGCCCTTGTCGAACTCCTCCCAGAGGGGGTTCGTGAAAGAGTCGCCCCAATTCGCCTCGCCGGGCCGCCCGAGTTCCAGGCTCACCAGGCGCGCCGGGTCGCGCACCGGCAACTGTTTCAACAGCAGGGCGTTCGTGAGGGTGAAGAAGGCCGTATTGGCACCGATGCCGAGCCCGAGTGACAGCACGACGACACCCGTCAGCACGGGCGAATGGCGCATCATCCGCAACGCATAGCGCAGGTCCTGCAACAGCGCGTCCAGCCACTGCGCGACATCGGCGTCGCGAGTCCGCTCCCGCACCAGCAACGTGTTGCCGAACATCTGTTCGGCCCGCCGCCGCGCCTCGTCTGGAGGGAGTCCTTCTTCCACAAACTGATCGGCCCGCATGGCGATGTGCGCCTGCAGTTCCTCGTCGAGTTCTGTATTCATATCGCCGCCGCGAGTGCGGAAGACGTTGCGAAGTCTGCTCCAGAGTGGCATCGATAACTCCTATTCCTGACGCAGCGCCTGCACCGGATCGAGGCGCGTTGCCCGGCGCGCGGGCAGATAAGCCGCCAGCGCCGAGATCGCCAACAGAATGGCGAGACCCGCTGTGTACACCAGTGGATCGCCGGGCTGGATGCCGTACAACATCGATCGGACCAGGGCGGTGCTCCAGGCTGCCAACCCCAGCCCTCCGGCCGCTCCGGCAGCCACCGTGGCCAGGCTCCGGCGCACAACCCAGCGGCGGATGTGGCCGGGCGTGGCGCCCATTGCGACCCGGATCCCAATCTCGCCCCGGCGCTGCGCGACCGAGAAGGAGAGTACGCCATAAAGACCGATGGCGGCCAGCAGGAGTGCGAGCCCGCCAAAGACGCTGGAGAAAGCGGCCACCAGACGCTCTGGCCGCGTGGCGTCGCGCGCCTGCGAATCGAAGGTGCGCAGGGTGTAGGACGCTCGCGGATTGGCCTCCGCGACGGCGGCCCGAATCATCTGCGCGGCGGCGGACAGGTCCATCCGGGTGCGCAGCTCGTAACTCAGTCCGGCGCTGCCCTGGGGCTCCTGGGCAATCCCCATATACACCGTCGGCGGCACAGCGCCGCGGATGGTGCGGTACTTCGCATCCCTCGCCACGCCCACAACCTCAACTACCTTCTCCACTGCTGGCGCGCTAAATGAGGCTCGAAACTCTTTGCGGAATCTTAGGCCCAGCGCCGCAGCGGGGCTGTAAGCCCGGCCGCCGGGTAATCCAGCCAGCGCACGGCGGGCGAACGTCTCATTGACCACTGCCACCAGCGCCGAGTTCGAGTGATCCCCAGTCGAGATGTCCCGGCCGGCCAGCAGCGGCGTCCCCAGCGTGTGGAAGTAGCCAGGCGTGATGCCGTTGTAGTGAACATGGATACTCACAGGCTGGCCCGCTCCCGATTCCACCCGCATGGTCGCTTGCCAAGTATTGCCGGCCAGCGGTGTTACCAGCGAGGCGCCGGCCGCTTCGACACCCGGCAGCGCCCGGAATCGGGCCAGCAGCTCCTGGTGAAACGCTGCCCGGGCCGCGTCGGCTATCCCGGAGCGGGACAGATCCACATCGACAAGCAGCACATCCGCCGGCTGGAAGCCCAGGTCGGTATGAGTGAGATTGCGTAGGGTGGAGAGGAACAGCCCCGCTCCGATGACCAGTACCAGCGAAAGCGCAACCTGGAAGGCGACGAGCGCCGCGCGCAGTCCGCCGCGCCGGTCGCCCGACGCACCGGATGCCGCGCGCAAGCCGGTCTGCGGCTCCACCCGGGCGCTATGCCAGGCAGGCGCGGCTCCGAACAGCAGCCCGCAAAGCAGCGCCACGCAGGTGGTGAAGGCCAGCACTGCAGGATCAGGATGAAGATCGAGGAACAACTCTTCGCGGCGCGTGGCGGCCGCGCGCAGCAGGAGTCTCGCCACCGGAGGCGCGATCACCAGGCCCAGGGCGCCGCCCGCGAACGCAAGCAGCAGGCTCTCCGTGAGCAGCTGCCGGGCGATGCGAGCTCGCGAGGCGCCCAAGGCGAACCGTACCGAAATCTCCCGCCCGCGAGCAGCCGAACGCGCCAGCAGCAGGTTGGCCACATTCGCGCAAGCAATCAGCAGAACCAGGATCACCACGGCGTTCAATATGAGCACAGGCTTGCGCAGCTCCGTGCCCGCATAATTCAGGCCGCGCGCCATGCTGACCAGCGAGAACTGGCGGCCGAGATAGTTCCTAAGGATCTGCGGCTTCCACTCGGGGTGGTGAGTGCGTTCCATGACTCCAGTCCCCAGGGCCTGAAGCCGTGACTGTGCCTGTGCCAGCGGCACCCCCTCTTTCAACCGCCCGGCGACCACCAGCCACCAGTAAGCGCCATGCTTCAGCATGCTCTCCGGCCCACGCAGGTAGGGTTCGGACGCCAGGGGAACGAGTACGTCGAACCTCTCGCCAACTTCGATACCCGTAAAGCCCGCCGGAGCGACGCCTACGATCCGGAAGGGCTTGCCATCCAGGCGCAGCGTCCGCCCCAGCGCTGAGGCATCTCCGCCAAAGGCGCGCTGCCAGTAGTCGTAGCCCAGCAAGGCAATCGCTGCATCGGAGCCGCTCCCTGGGTGGTCCGCGGCCTCATCAAAGGCTCGTCCCAGCGCCGGCTGCAGGCCAAGTGTCCGGAACACGGCTCCACTGGCATACGCGCCTCGCACGGGACTGACTGCCCCGCCCTCGCTGGTATCGAAGCTCTCCGTGGACCAGGCAAACGCTGAGCTGAAGAGATCCTGGTGGTCGCGGAAATCCTCCCAGATGGGGTTGGTGGCCGTGTCGTTCTCATCCAGTTGCAGCGCGTAGAGTTGCTGGGGCCGTGCGACCGGCAGCGTCCGCAGCAGCATCGCGTTCGTGATGGTAAATAGGGCCGTGTTCGCCCCAATCCCCAGCGCGAGCGAGAGGACAACGACGGCCGTGAGCCCGGGCGATTTGGCGGACGACCGCGCCGCAAACCGCAGATCCTGCAGGCAGGTGTCGAGCCACTGAAGGATGTCGGCATCGCGTGCACGCTCACGCTGCAGCGCGGGGTTCCCGAACTCGCGCCGGGCTGCCTCAAGGGCTTCCTTCTCGGACAGCCCGGCCCCCCGCCGCTCTTCGGCGCGCATAGCGATGTGAAACTCCATCTCCTCATCGAGCTCGTCCACATGGCGTTCGCCGCGGACGAGATTGACAAGTTTGCTCCACCAGGGCACAGCGGTTCTCCTTTCGCACCGGCTCCGCGATCAGGCGTACTGCAGGAACCGGGCAACGGCCGAGGTAAGCCGGGCCCAGTTCTCTTCTTCCTGTTTCAACCGCTCCAGGCCGGCCGGGGTGATCTCGTAGTAGCGGGCACGCCGCTTGTTCTCCGTCGTACCCCACTCGGCCGAGATGAGGGAGTCCTGTGCCATGCGATGCAGGGCCGGATACAGCGAACCCTCCTCCACGCGCAGCTCTTCCCTGGATATCTGTTGGATCTGGAGCGTAATGCCGTAGCCATGCATGCGGCCCCGGCTGGCGAGAACTTTCAGGACCAGCAGGTCCAGCGTGCCTTGCAGGCGGTCGTTGTCATGTCGTCCCAATGCAACTCTCCTAGCTGTCTAGTATAGACGTCTAGGAGAATCTGTTGTCTCGAGAAAAATGTCAACTTTTGTGGATGGGGGAGGAAAGTGAAGGGTGAAAGGTCGAGGGCGCCCGTGGGAAGGCGCCCTCCGCGTGACGGACTAGCACTTTTAGATGCAGCTAGCCGTGACGCGTTTCCGGCCCGTGCCCCTCGCGGTAGCCGCGCAAGGGGCATGGGCTGAACCGTCAGATGGCGCTTCTGCGCCCTGAAATCAGGTTGAAGACGATCGCGACCAAAGCCACGACCAACAATAAATGGATGAGGCTCCCGCCAATGCTCATACTGAATCCGAGGAGCCAGAGCACCAACATCACAGCGACAATCGTCCAGAGCATAAGTTTCTCCCGCGCCCATCCCTGGGCACCTTTAGTTCGAACGTCGACCGCCGTGTTGCGCCGGATCCGATTCAAGCGCTTTGTGGACAGTCAGGAGGAGCGATGTTTCAATTCCGCCCCGATGCATCCCGCAAGCTGGAGCAACCACTGAACTCCGCCGGGCATCGCCCTCAGGCGGCAGACCCTCGCTTAAAAGAGCGCCCGATCAGGAAGCCAACGACGCCTGCGATGATCAACGACTGACCAGGATTCTTGCGGACGATCGCCCGGACGCCGGTCATCATCGAGTCGACGTCGTGCTCACGAACGTAGCCGGCCGTCGCGCTGAGCCTGTCCGCCGTCGAATGGGCGAAGCCGCTGACCGCGTCGACTCCAGGCAGGTGTTCGGCTGTTCCGTGGAGCGAGGAGGCTGCCTTGTCCAGCCCGTCGGCCGCGGAAGTCATGTTCTCGTCGATCTTCTCCGCTGCCCTACGGCCCAGTTCCGATGCTTTGGCTTTCAGCTGTGCCGCGCCATCGGAGATCCTGTCGCCCAGCGCCGAGGATTCGTCCGCAATTTTGTCTGTAAAAGAGGTGGAAGAACTGTTTGCCATGTGTTGCTCCTGCCATGGAGTTGGGCACGCCGAGCGCCAAACGAAAACGGCACCCCAACGTGCAGACAGTGTGAGGCCAGGTTGTACCAACCACCCTGCCTGGCAGATCCCGCGGAGCACCGGGGGGGCCATGCGCGGTTCAGTGTGGCGCCCAGCTTCCAGACGGGCGACCGACGCCCGGGCGTCGATTGACCCTATTCAGCCAACCTGGCCGCTGCTTTCGATCCTATGGAGGTCCAGCCGGGGCACTCCTATTTGGCCATGCACGTGCTCTAACAACACACACATGACTCGGCCGCGAAATGCGACAACCTTATGCACGTCCCATTGGACCTGGATGGTTCCCGGCCTGTCGGAATGGTTTCCGGCCGGCCAGGCGGTGAACGGCGTGGGCATCGAAGGAACGAATCCTGACCGGACGCGTCGCCCGCGAACCCTTCACGTTGGAGGTGCAGCGGATTGCCTGCTCATTTCCAACTGCCTGATGCAATACCAAATGAAACTGGAGAACACCAATGAACAAGTTCAGCCATCGAATGCTCCTGCTGGTGCTGCTGGCAGCCCCTGCCATTACTTCGGCGCAAACCGCTGACGCCCAGAAACGCCTGCTCAAAGAGGTTCGTCACGAGTTGGTGATGCTGCCTTATTACGGGGTGTTCGACAACCTTGTCTACAAGATCGACGGGTTCAAAGTGACGCTGATGGGACAGGTCACGCGCCCGACGCTCAAGGCCGATGCGGAGCGGGCGGTCAAACAGATAGAGGGCGTGGAGGCAGTCGACAATCAGATCGAGGTGCTGCCTCTCTCCCCGAACGACGACCGGGTGCGGCGGGCCGTCTACCGGGCCATCTTCTCGAATCCCGGGCTCGACCGGTACACTTTGTCGGCGGTTCCTTCCATCCACATCATCGTGGCGAACGGCAATGTGACGCTCGAAGGAGTAGTCAACAATGAAGGCGACAAGACGGTTGCCAACCTCTCCGCGAACGGCGTATCGGGCGTGTTCTCGGTAAAGAACAATCTCGTCATCGAGAAGTAGGCCGGCCTGTTGGCCAGGATGAGCCGGGTTGATCTGGGTAACGCCGGGTGGCCCGGCGGCTGACTGGGCATGCTACCTTTCAGAGTGCCGTAGAAACACGGGAAATTGAGGAGGCCTACATGTTGAGTTTCATCTGGATGTGTCTCATCGGCCTGGTTGCCGGTGCGCTCGCCAAACTGATCATGCCCGGCAGGGATCCTGGCGGCATATTCATCACGATGCTGTTGGGGATCGCCGGCTCGATCGTGGCCGGGTTTCTCGGACGAACCCTCGGCTGGTATCGCGAGGGGGATAGCGCCGGCCTGATTATGTCCGTGGTTGGCGCGATCCTGCTGTTGTGGGTTTACCGGATGTTCCGCAAGGGTTCAACCGCCGGCTGAGGACTTCCCCCATCAGTGTGCTCTTTACCTGGGGCCGGGTGTGAACTCGAGCCCCAGCAGGGACGCCAGGCGGCCGGCGATGTCTTTCTGTGAGATCTCGGGAAGACGGGCCGCCTGGATGCCAGGCTGCCAAGCGGCATAGACCGCCCGGTAGCGAGTGGGCCAGTGGCCGTGGTTGCCGGCTTCGTGTGGCTTGGAATGGACCTCCGTGGCTTCGCCCGCGGCAAAGAAGACGCCCGGCGCGGATTCAAAGGCAGCCACCGCTTTTGCCTGACCCGGCGCATAAACGGCAAATTCTTCCTTCGGAATCTCCCGCCCCAAGCCATATTTACCTGTGGACTTCAGTTCCCTCAACAGATCAGCGGCGGCCGGCGTCGAAGCGATCACGTAGCCGCCCATGGCGCGCACGCCTTCCACTCCGCGCGCTTTGGCGGCGACGCTGAGGTTGATCTCCTCTTCCACCTTTTCAAAGCCGTGATCGGAGACGAGGACGAAGGTGTAGCCCTTGGGCAGCGCGCTCAGCAATTGTCCGATGTACTCGTCGATGTTCTCCAGCGTGGCGTTGGCCTCACGGGTAAACGGGCCGGTCTGGTGCGCTTCGGAATCGAGGTCGACGAGATGCAGCAGGATGAGATCGGGCTGCACTGTCTTCAGGAGGTAGAGGGCAGCCATGGTGCGGTTGCGGTCTTCCATCCACTCGCGCGGGAAGGCGGGGTAGACAGCGGCGATGCTCTTCACCAGGTCGGCCGGCACACACTTGGACTCAATGGAGCGCACGTCCATGTCGCCGCCGCGACGGCGCTGGAAGTACTCCGGCAGGTTCCAGGTGACGGGCGCATCGACGGTAACCGGCCAGGTGATGGTGGCGCTGGTGCGGCCGGCTGCTTTGACGGCATCGAGCAATGTGCGCGCGTGGAGGAGCGAGGCGCTCCAGTAGTATTCGCCGCCCTCGGACTTGGGCCGGCGATTGCCGAGAATGCCATGGATGTCCGGACCGACGCCGCTGATGAGCGTAGTGTGGGATGGCCATGTCACGGTGGGCGCCTGACCGACCACGCCGCGAGACCACTGGCCTTCCTTCAGCACACGGCGGAGATTGGGGATCCGCAGGCCGAGGCGATCGGCATCGTCGAGATACCGCTGGTCGAGGCCGTCCACCGAGACTACCAGCACGCGCCTGGGCTGGGCCGCGGCAGGCAGAGCCGCGAAAAATAGAGGTACAAGTAGGAGTAATCGCATAGCGCGCTCATTTGAATGTGCCACGAATGGCCGCCCCCCTGCCCCTGATTCAGGGCTGGAGCCTCACCATTGCTTCAGGGAACATCACCCGTTCACCGCGCCACGCATATGACCGCAGGCCGTCGATGGCGGTCCAGGTGGTGTGATAGCGGTCATAGATCTCGGGGTCAGCCGGATCACCCCAACTGCCGTCGGGGTTCTGGTGGGCAAGCAGATATCGAGTGCCGGCCGCCAAATCTGGATCGGCTTCAGTGAGCCCGAAGGATTTCAAGGTATCCATGTACTCGCCCAGTAACTCGGTGTCCCGGCCGGAGATGGCGTTACGGATATGTGTCCTCAGGTACTCGTATTCCCTCGGAAACCACTCCGAGCGCAGGCGGTAGAGGCCATAGCCGTTCATGGCGTAGACGAAGTGCGTGACCGCGTAAGCGGTATGTTCATAGAGGATCCGACTGGCGCGTCCAGGCGGTGGATACGGGTGCATCCGCGGCAGCCACTGGAGGACGTCCGCGAGGCTCGCTCCGAACCGGAGGCCATAGACTTCAGCGGAATATGAGGCAATGATCGCGTCGCACCAGACCCCATAGCGGTCGCGCAGTTCCAGCTCTGCTCCGCATTGACGGCAGGTCAGGCTGCCTCGCGCGCTTCGCGTGCCGCACTTCCGGCAGACCTTGGGGATATCGCTGGGCGGGGGCTCTTTCCGCGGATCGAATCGGAACATCTCCTCGGGGGTGATGCGGAGCGCCGCTTGCTCCAACCCCCTGCGTAAGGACTCGTCCGGAACGCCCAGGCACTCCGCCGCGTGGCTGCCGGCGACCAGTTGATACACCTCGTCCGCTCCGGCGCCGGGCGGTACCCGGGAATGATCCGCCCGCCAACGCAAGGCTCGTTCATGGCCGAAGCGCCAGGTGAGGTCTCTCAGTTCAGGGTCGGCTGAAGTTTGAGAGATGCTGCAGAAGCACCACAGAAGGTCGAAGCCGTTTTCCTCGAAGCTCTTCCCGTCGGAAGCGACGCCTTCAATAAACGCCAGACCGCGCTTTACAGCCAGCGATACCCGAACATCCGGCGGATTCAGTGGAGACCGAGTTCCGGCCGATGCCCACAGAAGCAGCAGGGCGGCCGCGGCCGTCGAGAGGATCGCGACGGTCAACCGCCCTACCATGACTCGTCAATCCGGGCAGCTGGCCGGATGGCTATTTGGACTTGGACGCAGCAGAGTCGGTATGGGCACCCTTCTTACCCTTTTCCGGGGAATCGACAGGAGGCTTCGTCTTCTCGGCGGCCTTCTCAGCGCCCTTCTTGCCGCCCTTGCCCTTCTCCATGGAATCCTTCTTGGTTATTGTTCCTGTCTGAGGCAAAGCATAACCAACAATCGAGCCCGCCAGGACCGCCATCCCGACTGTCATGGCCATTACGAGTTTCTTCATTGACTTGCTCCAACACGCTATTCAGA encodes the following:
- a CDS encoding alkaline phosphatase family protein → MRLLLLVPLFFAALPAAAQPRRVLVVSVDGLDQRYLDDADRLGLRIPNLRRVLKEGQWSRGVVGQAPTVTWPSHTTLISGVGPDIHGILGNRRPKSEGGEYYWSASLLHARTLLDAVKAAGRTSATITWPVTVDAPVTWNLPEYFQRRRGGDMDVRSIESKCVPADLVKSIAAVYPAFPREWMEDRNRTMAALYLLKTVQPDLILLHLVDLDSEAHQTGPFTREANATLENIDEYIGQLLSALPKGYTFVLVSDHGFEKVEEEINLSVAAKARGVEGVRAMGGYVIASTPAAADLLRELKSTGKYGLGREIPKEEFAVYAPGQAKAVAAFESAPGVFFAAGEATEVHSKPHEAGNHGHWPTRYRAVYAAWQPGIQAARLPEISQKDIAGRLASLLGLEFTPGPR